A single Eleginops maclovinus isolate JMC-PN-2008 ecotype Puerto Natales chromosome 5, JC_Emac_rtc_rv5, whole genome shotgun sequence DNA region contains:
- the LOC134864128 gene encoding beta-1,3-N-acetylglucosaminyltransferase lunatic fringe-like, producing the protein MKEAFHSVTMWTAGSRSSVSPAAVTGVSCLLVTGMLLLSVGHTGSGDPVELQAASTSGKVFSGYFKKLTRERRAISPPPRRSAPPGPVEPLSPADLFIAVKTTGRYHRQRLELLLDTWISRNMQQTFVFTDGEDEELRKKMGDHLINTNCSAAHNRQALSCKMAVEYDTFINSGKKWFCHVDDDNYLNVGSLLKLLSQFSHTQDVYIGRPSLERPIEATEKLGTTEMKQVRFWFATGGAGFCLSRGLALKMKTWASDGTFMATAEHIRLPDDCTVGYIVEALLGVSLLRSALFHSHLENLGLVSDIHNQVTLSYGTVENSRNMVNVNGPFSINDDPTRFRSVHCLLYPDTAWCPRPRRL; encoded by the exons ATGAAAGAAGCCTTCCACAGTGTCACAATGTGGACAGCTGGATCCAGAAGCTCCGTCAGTCCCGCTGCTGTCACCGGGGTGTCCTGCCTACTGGTGACCGGgatgctgctgctctctgtcgGACACACGGGCAGTGGAGACCCGGTGGAGCTTCAAGCTGCATCGACGAGCGGGAAAGTTTTCTCGGGGTATTTCAAGAAACTTACCCGGGAGAGGAGAGCTATAAGCCCGCCTCCGAGGAGAAGCGCTCCCCCCGGGCCGGTGGAGCCTCTCTCCCCGGCTGACCTGTTCATAGCGGTGAAAACCACTGGGAGGTATCACCGGCAGAGACTGGAGCTGCTGCTTGACACCTGGATCTCCAGAAACATGCAACAG ACGTTTGTGTTCACTGACGGAGAGGACGAGGAGCTGAGGAAAAAAATGG GAGATCACCTGATCAACACCAACTGCTCCGCTGCACACAATCGGCAGGCTCTTTCCTGTAAAATGGCTGTGGAATATGACACTTTCATCAACTCTGGCAAGAa GTGGTTCTGTCACGTGGATGATGATAACTACCTGAACGTGGGCTCCCTGCTGAAGCTGTTGTCTCAGTTCAGTCACACTCAGGACGTTTACATCGGCCGGCCCAGTCTCGAGCGACCCATAGAAGCCACGGAGAAGCTCGGCACCACGGAAATG aagcAGGTGCGTTTCTGGTTCGCCACAGGAGGAGCCGGATTCTGTCTGAGCCGCGGCCTCGCTCTCAAGATGAAAACCTGGGCGAG TGATGGCACCTTCATGGCAACGGCTGAGCACATCCGCCTCCCGGACGACTGCACCGTGGGTTACATCGTGGAGGCGCTGCTGGGTGTCAGCCTCCTCCGCTCAGCGCTGTTCCACTCTCACCTGGAGAACCTGGGGCTGGTGTCAGACATACAcaaccag GTGACTCTCAGCTATGGCACAGTGGAAAACAGCAGAAACATGGTCAATGTGAATGGACCGTTTTCAATAAATGATGATCCTACAAG GTTCAGGTCGGTCCATTGTCTGCTGTACCCAGACACTGCTTGGTGCCCCCGCCCTCGGCGACTCTAA